CCTCACTGCTCTCGGCTTCGACCCTGGCGTTGAGCTCCTCACGCTCGTCGACGTGACCCATGAACTGCAACTCCACGTTGGTGGGCTCGCGTTTCTCGTCGGCAGCAGCCTCGGGCTCATGGCGGTCATTACTCTGGGTCATACACCCACCCTACCAAAGCACTCCTCCACCTCATCGGGTGTATTGAACGTGCCTGACCTCCTCGCGCCACATGGATTGCAGCGGCTTGGAGACCGC
This is a stretch of genomic DNA from Deinococcus aerophilus. It encodes these proteins:
- a CDS encoding M-like protein gives rise to the protein MTQSNDRHEPEAAADEKREPTNVELQFMGHVDEREELNARVEAESSEAGAYKLRGLDEHDVAVRGTQELHLA